The following proteins are co-located in the Rhodococcus opacus B4 genome:
- a CDS encoding glutamate ABC transporter substrate-binding protein, producing the protein MVRPFRARRPGITRLLGGLAFGTVLIAGCGSPDAPTPMFSGDFTEFPASVGARIIEPSESPPPDGQPSSCAPTVSLRPGIAGAGGALGEIRARGSLVVAVDQNTNLFSFRDPTTGTLTGFGVDLAREVARDLLGDPAKVEFRPLGSGDGAEMLAHRDADMIVRPVALPCESPQDVAFSTVYLETPRRLVVRVGSGISEPADLARRRVCTHDDPASVSALSRIAPKATIVAVPDWDDCLMAIQQRQVDAVVGAALLAGLVAQDPNLDIVGPDSDSARYAIALAPGRDDLVRFVNGTLERLRTDGTWTALYDRWLSPLGPAPAPPSPDYRD; encoded by the coding sequence ATGGTGCGACCTTTCCGCGCACGGCGACCGGGGATCACTCGGCTGCTCGGCGGCCTCGCGTTCGGAACTGTGCTGATCGCCGGCTGCGGGTCACCCGACGCACCCACCCCGATGTTCTCCGGAGACTTCACGGAGTTTCCCGCGTCGGTCGGCGCGCGCATCATCGAACCGTCCGAATCGCCGCCGCCCGACGGGCAGCCGTCGTCCTGCGCACCCACGGTGAGCCTCCGTCCGGGGATCGCCGGCGCCGGCGGCGCTCTCGGCGAGATCCGGGCCCGCGGAAGCCTGGTCGTCGCAGTCGATCAGAACACCAACCTGTTCAGCTTCCGCGATCCGACCACCGGCACCCTCACCGGCTTCGGCGTCGACCTCGCGAGGGAGGTCGCCCGCGACCTGCTCGGCGACCCCGCCAAGGTCGAATTCCGGCCACTCGGTTCCGGCGACGGCGCCGAGATGCTCGCGCACCGGGACGCGGACATGATCGTGCGACCGGTGGCACTGCCCTGCGAGAGTCCGCAGGATGTGGCCTTCTCCACGGTGTATCTCGAGACACCCCGTCGGCTCGTCGTGCGAGTCGGGTCCGGCATATCCGAGCCCGCGGACCTGGCGCGGCGACGGGTCTGCACGCACGACGATCCGGCGTCGGTGTCGGCGCTGTCGCGCATCGCCCCGAAAGCCACGATCGTTGCGGTACCCGACTGGGACGATTGCCTCATGGCCATCCAGCAACGGCAGGTCGACGCGGTCGTGGGTGCGGCTCTCCTCGCCGGACTCGTCGCCCAGGATCCGAATCTCGACATCGTCGGTCCCGACTCCGATTCCGCCCGGTACGCCATCGCCCTCGCGCCCGGCCGTGACGACCTCGTCCGTTTCGTCAACGGCACCTTGGAGCGACTGCGCACCGACGGAACCTGGACTGCCCTCTACGATCGCTGGCTGTCGCCGCTCGGCCCGGCACCCGCGCCGCCGTCCCCGGACTACCGGGACTGA
- a CDS encoding haloacid dehalogenase type II, giving the protein MGGVRFRSPSTGRSIRAVLFDTFGTVVDWRTGIASAVAGYAERHSLTLDAAAFADRWRDRYQPSMEPIRSGAREFVTLDILHRENLDVALRELGVDPTEHDSGELDELSRAWHELTPWPDSVPGLTALRSDYIIGPLSNGNTSLLLDMAKNAGIPWDVIIGSDINRIYKPHPRAYLHTARLLGLDPGEVMLAAAHNDDLDAARAAGLATAFILRPLEHGSHQTSDLAPTGSWDISATDIPDLAAQLRAASRG; this is encoded by the coding sequence ATGGGTGGTGTGCGGTTCCGGTCCCCGTCGACGGGACGCAGTATTCGTGCCGTGTTGTTCGATACATTCGGCACCGTCGTCGACTGGCGGACCGGTATCGCCTCCGCTGTGGCAGGCTACGCGGAAAGGCATTCGCTCACGCTGGACGCAGCCGCGTTCGCCGATCGGTGGCGGGATCGCTATCAGCCGTCCATGGAACCCATCCGGTCCGGTGCCCGTGAGTTCGTCACTCTCGATATCCTGCACCGCGAAAACCTCGACGTCGCGCTCCGCGAGTTGGGTGTCGACCCCACGGAACACGACTCCGGAGAGTTGGACGAACTCTCGCGCGCATGGCACGAGCTCACTCCGTGGCCCGACAGCGTGCCCGGTCTCACCGCGCTCCGGTCCGATTACATCATCGGTCCGCTGTCGAACGGCAACACCTCGCTGCTGCTCGACATGGCCAAGAATGCCGGAATTCCGTGGGATGTCATCATCGGCTCCGATATCAACCGGATCTACAAGCCGCATCCCCGGGCCTACCTGCACACCGCACGACTTCTCGGCCTCGACCCGGGCGAAGTCATGCTTGCGGCTGCGCACAACGACGACCTCGATGCCGCACGCGCGGCGGGACTGGCGACAGCGTTCATTCTCCGGCCCCTCGAACACGGATCCCACCAAACCAGCGATCTCGCGCCCACCGGCAGCTGGGACATCTCGGCGACCGATATCCCTGACCTCGCCGCGCAGCTCCGCGCGGCTTCGCGCGGGTAG
- a CDS encoding DoxX family protein, translating into MTSTPPATGAFDATPAPTDGTTKKARVAGLVVSALAVLFLLFDSLIHIANTQMVREAMAELGFAENLNRVIGVVLLVCLILYIVPATSILGAVLLTGYLGGAVATNLLTEQPIVSTTLFPIYVGVFVWGGLYLRDPMVRSIMPVRRT; encoded by the coding sequence ATGACCTCGACACCTCCCGCCACCGGCGCATTCGACGCGACACCCGCGCCCACGGACGGAACGACGAAGAAGGCCCGAGTCGCAGGGCTCGTCGTCAGCGCACTCGCGGTGCTGTTTCTCCTGTTCGACTCGCTCATCCACATCGCGAACACCCAGATGGTGCGTGAAGCGATGGCCGAACTGGGCTTCGCCGAGAACCTCAACCGCGTCATCGGGGTGGTACTGCTGGTGTGCCTGATTCTCTACATCGTGCCCGCCACCTCGATCCTGGGTGCGGTGCTGCTCACCGGATACCTCGGTGGAGCGGTCGCCACCAACCTGCTCACCGAGCAGCCGATTGTCAGCACCACACTGTTCCCGATCTACGTCGGCGTCTTCGTGTGGGGTGGGCTGTACCTCCGCGACCCGATGGTGCGCTCGATCATGCCCGTTCGACGCACCTGA
- a CDS encoding DUF5990 family protein translates to MKLVIEATDLPGSSCPPGANFPGYDNIHVAVQRRGTPGDLLDLHPGDATTARWVLECGTTPTPTGLDITGPYIQGRPGARFVYLSWGTVDGDGGFDMFRRAKLMWDAVDPATANAAASAGRITARLGLTDARGNPLCAAVRPPLVEWSA, encoded by the coding sequence GTGAAGCTCGTGATCGAAGCGACCGACCTTCCCGGATCGTCGTGCCCGCCAGGAGCCAATTTCCCCGGCTACGACAACATCCATGTGGCTGTGCAGCGCCGCGGCACTCCCGGCGATCTGCTCGACCTGCATCCGGGCGACGCGACCACCGCCCGCTGGGTTCTCGAATGCGGGACGACCCCGACGCCGACGGGTCTCGACATCACCGGGCCGTACATCCAGGGCCGTCCCGGTGCGCGGTTCGTCTACCTGTCGTGGGGAACAGTCGACGGAGACGGTGGATTCGACATGTTCCGCCGGGCGAAGTTGATGTGGGACGCGGTGGATCCGGCCACCGCGAATGCGGCGGCGTCGGCCGGGCGCATCACCGCGCGACTCGGACTCACCGATGCCCGGGGCAATCCCCTGTGCGCTGCGGTGCGTCCGCCGTTGGTCGAGTGGTCTGCCTAG
- a CDS encoding sensor histidine kinase: MSLRTLLWLAIGILVALFAVSAAFSVYGRLVVRASEDVLSERLLPAQRAVSDLTTAYVDQETGQRGYVLTGDPRFLEPYDAGRSAAAASLSDLTALLGGDAEASATLDAVVEAANTWTSQASEPEITARRNDAIAQDQVVAMTATGKELFDGLRSELQELNSLTDERVTEQVDRVRSAQILANVATAVAFVLAVGTAIISGYLTRRLLTQPIERLVADISAVAEGDYERKIGTDGPREVSMIGGAVDTMRNSLLTQNRLLVQAEHERTRHDEQTRMAADLHDLTIQRVFGLGLALTSVARRHPRLTADLDPLIDETDSIVRGLRAVIFDLQMGSASLTNGTASLSAAVGEIVESSTAALGFTPDVCLDGPVDLFSGHDAGPELQAVLREALSNVARHAHATSCRVMVAADDDRLTLSVTDDGTGIGEDAVRGHGLANICNRAAQLGGRAVIRDGAPGTVVEWEVPAS; the protein is encoded by the coding sequence ATGTCGTTGCGGACATTGCTGTGGCTGGCGATCGGGATCCTCGTGGCCCTGTTCGCTGTTTCCGCCGCGTTCTCCGTGTACGGGAGGCTGGTGGTTCGGGCATCCGAGGACGTGCTCTCCGAGCGTCTCCTGCCCGCGCAGCGTGCCGTGTCGGATCTGACGACCGCCTATGTGGACCAGGAGACCGGGCAGCGTGGATACGTGCTGACCGGTGATCCGAGGTTCCTCGAACCGTACGACGCAGGCCGGTCCGCTGCTGCCGCGTCCCTGTCGGACCTGACCGCGCTGCTCGGCGGCGACGCCGAGGCTTCCGCGACGCTGGACGCGGTCGTCGAGGCGGCGAACACGTGGACCAGTCAGGCCAGCGAGCCGGAGATCACCGCTCGTCGGAACGACGCGATAGCGCAAGATCAGGTCGTGGCGATGACCGCCACGGGCAAGGAACTGTTCGACGGGCTGCGCTCGGAGCTCCAGGAACTCAACTCCCTGACGGATGAACGGGTGACCGAACAGGTGGATCGGGTCCGCTCGGCGCAGATCCTGGCGAACGTCGCGACCGCCGTCGCGTTCGTTCTCGCCGTCGGCACGGCGATTATTTCCGGGTACCTGACGCGACGGTTGCTGACCCAGCCGATCGAACGCCTCGTCGCCGATATCAGTGCGGTGGCCGAAGGCGACTACGAACGAAAGATCGGCACCGACGGGCCGAGGGAAGTGTCGATGATCGGCGGGGCCGTCGACACGATGAGGAACAGTCTGCTGACCCAGAATCGGCTACTCGTGCAGGCCGAACACGAACGAACCCGCCACGACGAACAGACCCGGATGGCGGCAGATCTGCATGACCTGACGATTCAGCGCGTGTTCGGGCTCGGCCTGGCATTGACCTCCGTGGCCCGACGGCATCCCCGTCTCACCGCGGATCTCGATCCGCTGATCGACGAAACCGACAGCATCGTTCGCGGTTTGCGGGCGGTCATCTTCGACCTTCAGATGGGCTCTGCCTCGTTGACGAACGGCACCGCGAGTTTGAGTGCGGCGGTCGGTGAGATCGTCGAGAGCAGCACCGCCGCGCTCGGTTTCACTCCCGACGTGTGCCTGGACGGGCCGGTCGACCTGTTCTCCGGACACGACGCCGGCCCGGAACTTCAGGCAGTGCTCCGCGAGGCACTGAGCAACGTCGCCCGGCACGCCCACGCGACATCGTGCCGCGTCATGGTTGCCGCTGATGACGACCGTCTGACGCTGAGCGTGACCGACGACGGTACCGGTATCGGCGAGGACGCCGTCCGAGGGCACGGGCTGGCAAATATCTGCAACCGGGCCGCGCAACTCGGCGGTCGTGCCGTCATCCGGGACGGCGCTCCGGGGACGGTCGTCGAGTGGGAAGTGCCCGCGTCCTGA
- a CDS encoding MmcQ/YjbR family DNA-binding protein, translated as MGTGGRAARVEDVHESALGMPHVTVTYGPADNPVYQVGGKSFVFFRTPRPDATDPDTGERYDDVIVFWVPSDADKQALVRDHTTPFFTTSHFDGHLSVLLRGSRVGELSRHELVELVQDAWLSRASARRAATWLSAHPPA; from the coding sequence ATGGGAACCGGTGGGCGGGCGGCACGGGTCGAGGACGTGCACGAATCGGCTCTCGGCATGCCTCACGTCACCGTCACCTACGGCCCCGCCGACAACCCCGTCTACCAGGTCGGCGGTAAGTCGTTCGTATTCTTCCGCACGCCCCGGCCCGATGCGACGGACCCCGACACCGGGGAACGCTATGACGACGTGATCGTGTTCTGGGTGCCGTCCGATGCCGACAAGCAGGCTCTCGTTCGAGATCACACGACACCGTTCTTCACCACCTCGCACTTCGACGGCCACCTGTCGGTGCTGTTGCGGGGGAGCCGCGTCGGCGAGTTGTCCCGGCACGAATTGGTGGAACTCGTTCAGGACGCGTGGCTCTCTCGCGCATCCGCGCGTAGAGCAGCGACCTGGCTCAGCGCGCACCCACCAGCCTGA
- a CDS encoding DUF6745 domain-containing protein, whose product MSATPRRSKARHRATFIDNTDHSAEYMFGVGAVRDAWLGHGLCARPSDRAAAESAVETLYRRAGFRDPEFVWVPSPPAGSDLIAAEGLATTLSFAGDGADCVSARMATMLSESRKRMDALIARGRSDWPNERRAIEIARAQPPDHSARVGISPNAIIRAAVWDSLRTTLFDGVAAAIRTLMPAAVGGVSWYGQQEAHRVAYYDTYRRFGLARFHSVDAELLDVHTALTGATGWWWAFDSTCVMAERPIALHAEPIPGRVHNEHRLHHLDAPALEFGDGRSLFVQNGTIVPDWVVLEPTVERIAGERNVEVRRCAIERIGWDTYIDSAGLALIGRVDDPGNIGHTLQLYATSDGRGRIEHILLAVNGSPERDGRRRRYGIYVPTRISSALDAAAWTYGLDGADYARLVRRT is encoded by the coding sequence GTGAGCGCCACGCCACGTCGCTCGAAGGCTCGACACCGAGCGACATTCATCGATAACACCGATCACTCCGCCGAATACATGTTCGGTGTCGGAGCTGTGCGTGACGCATGGCTCGGGCACGGATTGTGTGCACGCCCGTCAGACCGCGCCGCGGCCGAATCGGCCGTCGAAACACTCTATCGGCGAGCAGGATTCCGAGATCCGGAGTTCGTGTGGGTGCCGTCGCCCCCGGCCGGATCGGACCTGATCGCCGCCGAGGGGTTGGCGACGACGCTGTCGTTCGCCGGCGACGGAGCCGACTGCGTATCCGCCCGAATGGCAACCATGCTCTCGGAATCGCGCAAACGTATGGATGCCCTGATCGCCCGGGGGAGATCCGACTGGCCGAACGAACGCCGGGCGATCGAAATCGCACGTGCCCAGCCGCCCGACCACTCTGCCCGCGTCGGCATCAGCCCCAACGCCATCATCCGAGCCGCTGTCTGGGACTCTTTGCGCACGACCCTTTTCGACGGCGTCGCGGCTGCGATACGAACGCTGATGCCCGCCGCCGTCGGCGGCGTGAGCTGGTACGGACAGCAAGAAGCGCATCGGGTCGCGTACTACGACACGTACCGTCGGTTCGGGCTCGCCAGGTTCCACTCCGTCGATGCCGAGCTGCTCGACGTCCATACGGCGCTGACCGGCGCGACCGGGTGGTGGTGGGCGTTCGACAGCACCTGCGTCATGGCGGAGCGTCCCATCGCCCTTCATGCCGAGCCCATACCGGGCCGTGTCCACAACGAGCACCGGTTGCATCACCTGGATGCGCCTGCGCTCGAATTCGGGGACGGTCGATCGCTTTTCGTGCAGAACGGGACGATCGTCCCCGACTGGGTCGTCCTCGAGCCGACCGTCGAACGCATCGCCGGCGAACGTAACGTGGAGGTCCGCCGATGCGCGATCGAGCGCATCGGATGGGACACCTACATCGACTCGGCCGGACTCGCGTTGATCGGCCGCGTCGACGATCCCGGCAACATCGGTCACACGCTGCAGCTGTACGCAACTTCGGACGGCCGGGGCCGCATCGAGCATATCCTGCTCGCCGTCAACGGTTCTCCCGAACGCGACGGCCGTCGGCGACGATACGGAATCTATGTGCCCACGCGGATTTCGTCCGCGTTGGACGCCGCAGCGTGGACCTACGGCCTCGACGGCGCCGACTACGCCCGTCTCGTTCGCCGAACCTGA
- a CDS encoding FHA domain-containing protein, protein MTSSNYSAPPNDGSRHRTGPADALKGELPVTDSVLSYTDHGRTDEMTLIPDRSPIVIGRSAYADLSLPTDPDISRLHATIERIGIHWTITDDGLSRNGTFVNGTRLQGRQTLHPGDVIQVGESLLTYHGEPGTDCGITHIGDTVDPDIVLTPAQHTVLTELCRPFHDGTDHPIPASNRQIADALHLSTETVKTHLRALFSTFHIEDLPQNQKRSRLVTLALTNGVLDAAAPSDF, encoded by the coding sequence ATGACGTCGAGCAACTACAGCGCCCCGCCGAACGACGGATCTCGGCATCGCACCGGTCCCGCCGACGCTCTGAAAGGGGAACTCCCGGTGACGGACTCCGTCCTGTCGTACACCGACCACGGGCGGACCGACGAGATGACCCTCATCCCGGACCGCTCCCCGATCGTCATCGGCCGCTCCGCTTACGCCGACCTGTCACTGCCCACCGACCCGGACATCTCGCGCCTGCACGCCACCATCGAACGCATCGGCATCCACTGGACCATCACCGACGACGGCCTCTCCCGCAACGGCACCTTCGTGAACGGCACCCGCCTGCAAGGGCGTCAGACCCTTCACCCCGGAGACGTCATCCAGGTCGGCGAGAGCCTCCTCACCTACCACGGGGAGCCGGGCACGGACTGCGGCATCACCCACATCGGGGACACCGTGGATCCGGACATCGTTCTCACACCTGCCCAGCACACCGTCCTCACGGAGCTGTGCCGGCCGTTCCACGACGGCACCGACCACCCCATCCCGGCCTCGAATCGCCAGATTGCCGATGCCCTGCATTTGAGTACTGAAACCGTCAAGACCCATCTCCGTGCTCTCTTCAGCACATTCCACATCGAGGACCTCCCTCAGAATCAGAAACGTTCGCGACTCGTCACTCTCGCCCTCACCAATGGCGTCCTCGACGCGGCTGCTCCCAGCGACTTCTGA
- a CDS encoding TerD family protein produces the protein MEFPMLSKGQNLSLPADVEQIDVVLGWTESDVEVDASALLLNVDGKVRSDADFVFYNQPESTDGSVRFLGASGTEEGAQARIAIDLSTVPEDVHTVALGGSVAAGGFGDLGKLALRVVDGAGHTLAEYVTADATTESAFVFGEVYRRNGDWKVRAVGQGWESGLAGLATDFGVDIADDPDPELTESADAPSDRENSDGAVPTGSTGDAPQLVPELPTTPAAPRKTATRGVRTTKRVVKKSKPLVFGLAEQDTWQPARLFSVIGVGAGEEQERRATSALIATMQAVRPFARAVCARVGAPAGTFEGYVEVAYARGETKVIPDAVLKVARGSRVWTGLLEVKTGSGKLKKEQLENYLDVARKKKYDVVVSLSNDVPASAGELPVEVDRRKLAKVALRHLSWAEVAHEARMLLSHGGIDDDLQSWVLAEFLRYLDHPRSGAVEFVDMGRHWVTVRDAVTAGTLRAGDEKALTVADTWVSLSRHLALRLTAELGVTVKHVLPRRHSTDPAARNAAVAERLAGDGVFEAVLRIPETAGDLVVIADVRTNKIRCRTTVEAPNEGTSGRRVSWLLKQLRDVPGDVQVEAVFSERGNEACEHIEAVRVDPKVLTVGRSGDIVSFCLEQSFPMGGRRSGTAASFISSVTSSADGFYGTVVQQLREWVPAAPKQTEQPRAAAPEGE, from the coding sequence GTGGAGTTTCCGATGCTGTCCAAGGGGCAGAACCTGTCCCTGCCTGCTGATGTGGAGCAGATCGACGTGGTGCTGGGGTGGACCGAGTCGGACGTCGAGGTCGACGCGTCGGCATTGCTGCTGAACGTGGACGGGAAGGTACGCTCCGACGCCGATTTCGTGTTCTACAACCAGCCGGAGTCGACCGACGGATCGGTTCGGTTCCTGGGTGCGAGCGGCACCGAGGAGGGTGCGCAGGCGAGGATCGCGATCGACCTGTCCACCGTGCCGGAGGATGTGCACACCGTTGCCCTGGGAGGCAGTGTCGCTGCCGGCGGGTTCGGTGACCTCGGAAAACTCGCCCTCCGAGTCGTCGACGGTGCCGGGCACACGCTGGCGGAGTACGTCACCGCCGACGCCACCACCGAGTCGGCGTTCGTATTCGGCGAGGTGTACCGCCGCAACGGCGACTGGAAGGTCCGGGCGGTCGGGCAGGGCTGGGAGTCCGGGTTGGCGGGGTTGGCCACGGACTTCGGAGTCGACATCGCCGACGACCCGGACCCCGAACTCACCGAGTCCGCCGACGCCCCGTCCGATCGTGAGAATTCCGACGGAGCGGTGCCGACCGGCTCCACCGGCGACGCCCCGCAATTGGTGCCCGAATTGCCCACCACACCGGCCGCACCACGGAAAACGGCGACCCGGGGTGTTCGCACCACCAAGCGCGTGGTGAAGAAGTCGAAGCCGCTCGTATTCGGCCTCGCCGAACAGGACACCTGGCAGCCGGCCCGGTTGTTCTCGGTCATCGGCGTCGGCGCGGGTGAGGAGCAGGAGCGGCGTGCCACGTCCGCGCTGATCGCGACGATGCAGGCGGTGCGTCCGTTCGCCCGTGCGGTGTGTGCCCGAGTGGGGGCTCCCGCGGGCACCTTCGAGGGGTACGTGGAGGTGGCGTACGCGCGGGGCGAGACGAAGGTCATTCCCGACGCCGTGTTGAAGGTCGCCCGCGGCAGCAGGGTGTGGACCGGTCTGCTCGAGGTCAAGACCGGCAGCGGCAAGCTGAAGAAGGAGCAACTCGAGAACTATCTCGACGTGGCTCGGAAGAAGAAGTACGACGTGGTGGTCAGTCTGTCGAACGACGTTCCGGCCAGCGCGGGGGAATTGCCGGTGGAGGTCGATCGGCGCAAGCTCGCCAAGGTCGCCCTACGGCACCTGTCGTGGGCGGAGGTGGCGCACGAGGCGCGGATGTTGCTGTCCCATGGCGGAATCGACGATGATCTCCAGTCGTGGGTCCTTGCCGAGTTCCTGCGTTATCTCGACCATCCGCGTTCCGGGGCGGTCGAGTTCGTCGACATGGGAAGGCACTGGGTCACGGTCCGCGACGCGGTCACCGCCGGCACTCTGCGCGCCGGCGACGAGAAGGCCCTCACCGTGGCCGACACCTGGGTGTCCCTGTCCCGGCATCTCGCGCTGCGCCTGACCGCCGAGTTGGGGGTCACCGTCAAACACGTCCTGCCGCGCCGGCACAGCACCGATCCGGCGGCCCGCAACGCCGCCGTCGCCGAGCGGTTGGCGGGCGACGGCGTATTCGAGGCCGTCCTGCGGATCCCGGAGACTGCCGGGGACCTGGTGGTGATCGCGGATGTGCGGACCAACAAGATCCGCTGCCGGACCACCGTGGAGGCACCGAACGAGGGGACCTCCGGTCGCCGGGTGTCGTGGCTGCTCAAGCAGCTCAGGGACGTTCCGGGCGACGTCCAGGTCGAAGCCGTGTTCTCCGAGCGGGGGAACGAGGCTTGCGAGCACATCGAGGCGGTGCGGGTCGATCCGAAGGTGCTCACCGTCGGCCGGTCCGGGGACATTGTGTCCTTCTGCCTCGAACAGTCGTTCCCGATGGGCGGCCGGAGGTCGGGAACGGCGGCGAGTTTCATCAGCAGCGTGACGTCCTCGGCGGACGGTTTCTACGGAACAGTGGTGCAGCAACTGCGGGAATGGGTGCCTGCTGCTCCCAAGCAGACCGAGCAGCCGAGGGCTGCGGCACCCGAAGGCGAATAG